The region CAACTGATCTCTGTTCCGATTGGCTGCCGTTTTGTGACCTCAATCAAAAATCACTGAAACTTTTCCTGTAAATGGGCGGGGCCAAACTGTTTTGGGCTGAATGGGCAGATGTATGTAAAGgggcttttgtgacatcacagaataTATGGAAtatagtttccatatatggcaCTGTGACGgcttaaaaacaaacagacgTGTTTATACTTTAACCATCTTTACACATTACATCAAACTCCTATttcaaaaaaatgctttttttttttatgatatggGCTCCTTGGAACATCATTGGGTCCAAATGcgcttcatcatgttcttcataactttcatatttcataagctccattcagaagctgggcgtcgtattaggctgtagctcttctctccagtctaatagacggtgacgtcattttaaacccttataataaaagaagctgaactcagtttgtttttctactgaaagtcgagccgtttttccccaaatctgggctctaaactataaacagacggcgtctcttcagtgatctgcttatttttataaaataacacaaagagcgtccgagatttttggctttcagtagTAAATTGTAAGTATATAGTGATacgtgtagatcataaaacacattctattAATCTGAGGGGAGattttacaaacaaacaaacaaataaacaaacaaataaacaaatgcatttatttcatgcagttacagaataatttgccttatgatttggtcatgcgggcaaaccaaaatataccctgaagaataagaggttaacagAAGTGACGTCCTAACCCTTCAGCTTATTCAGTCGAAAATATGATCAATATTAAAGAATGCTCCAGCATTCATTACACAGAGATCACAATCAGGGCTCTTTCACAGAATTTTATGCAAAAGATTTTATGTGAAACACATAATGAGTGTCATTGATTTatagttttaaattatttatttattttagatttatagTTGTAGAATtaagtttttaatttttcatctGTTCCAACTAATCAAACTACATATTGTGGACTGTTTTATGATAAAGCCTTGACTTAGTGTGGGTGACACTATTCACTTATACACTTTATTataattagggccagggtgagggtcaggattaagttttgggttgacgttgaggttagggttaggattaggcttttggttgaggttaaggttaggattagggccagggtgagggttaggattaggcttttagttgaggttaaggttaggattagggccagggtgagggttaggcttaggcttttggttgaggttaaggttaggattagggccagggtgagggttaggattaggcttttggttgaggttaaggttaggattaaggccagggtgagggttagggttaggcttttggttgaggttaaggttaggactagggccagggttaagattaggttttgggttgaggttaaggttagggttaggattagggccagggtgagggctaggattaggttttgggttaaggttgggTAAGATTAGGTTTTTTTGTAATGGAAGTGAAATATTAACCACACAAAACACcacttaatgtaaataatgtgtcaacagaacatctacaagatattttacgttttcagatgcttcactactgcaaCTTCACTGACATATAGTTGATGTTTTACTGagaatctgttaagagtttattaatcatctaaaaggaccactccaaataaagcgTTACCCTACTGGGATAGGCTTTTGCCATATAGCCCATCAAGTTCAGGCTTCAGTACATTAAAGCACTTGTATTGTGGACAGCATTTTAATTaaggttttttatttaaatgtattcataatTAAGGAGtttatattaataaacattGTTCAAGTCCATTTATACAAACTATGCTGCCTGTTTTAACTTCATTGtctctgtgacatcacaagaacAAACCAATTTACATGAATCCACCTTTTAAATAATAAGACTGAGGTTTTAAGGTTAACATGTCATCTCATTGCCAGTACTTCACCACTGCCCAGATGTACGTCATTTACAGtattaactttttttataagctaagtctccaaacttttttttttcaaactctttgttgtttttaactTCCTCTCAGTCTATCttcctctctcccactctcgcCTCTGCATGTTTTCTCTACCTGTCAGCTTAATTTGCTCTCTCCCTACCTCTGTaacctctttcattctctcactccctttccattcttccctccctctctatatTTAGGGTAAGAGCACATTTTTCCTAATTATCTCCTTACGGATTTGAATGAGTGGACTGAATGGAAGACTCTTAGGGGTGATTGGGAGCCAGCgtcgctgtctctctgtctgaagCTAGGCTGTTATTAGCGTGGCCTCTGGCTGATGATCTCATGCAGTAGTTGGTCCTAATAGTAGTCAGtggagacatgtttggtgtctgaaatttgttTCTTGAGTAGTGCTCTGGAACTGCAAAGCTAAcaaagctaacaagtaatggatgtgtatatcccaccaattagcatgcaAACTGCAAGCCTGAGTCCCACCATCTGTATCTCAGGAGCCTGAATGTTGTTCGTACTTTTAGTACATAAGCATTTACGTTTATAGGTGTATAACCCCTGATGTCCACTCATAGCatttcatttataatcactgttACATTAACAGGCCgtgttgttactgtgctttaaaAACGGGCATCTCTGTTCTGATCGGCTGCTCGTTCTAAAGCATTCCCAGCAGAAACACTCATTATATCTTCGCTGTGAATGTAAACGGGTTGAACTGCTAAATGGATAGGCTCTTATTCCAAACAactgtttttccatgatatgtgGCCTTTATTTACATCAGCCTCGAAGCGAATTTTAAACCGGCTGACTGGCTGATTCAGGGTAAGCGGAAAGTTGAGTAAATTTGAGTTTTTGCCAAGCTATCCCAAGTAAGTCTGGTTCCGTGGCTTGTTCCAGGGTGGTTCTCTGTATGTATACAAAGAGAGGCTCTCTTACCAGCCAAAGCCAGCAGCAGCTCGCCCAGACTCTGCTGATACAGATCCAATGTTTCGTAATCCTCCAGCCCACACTCTTCCTGTAGGACACAGTTCATTACAACAGCGTTCCACTTACAACAGCCATTATTAGCAGAGCGCTAATGGCAGTCACCTtggctacagcagcagcagctactTCCAGTGCAGCGAGCAGTCGCGGCTGGTCCCTGGACATTTCTAAACAGGaggaaaacagacagaaacagtgCGACAGAGATTCTCGGTCGGTTCATCTAGAGCCCCACAAAGAGTGTGGGAGCTATTACAGCCTATGACGAGCAAGGTCAAGAATAAAAGCATTTACGTCCGAGATCCAGATACAACAGCAGGAAATCGTTTACAAAGTCTATCCTGTGTGCTTTAGAAATGCTGTTTACCTCTTAATACATCCCTGGACGACTTTGCTTTCTCGAAGCTGATTTTGTTGTCTGAAGCCACCAGAGCTTTGAGTTCTTCAGCTCGAGATACATACTGGTTGACCTGTGAGAGGTTTCAAATGCTCAGTCAGCCATCAAGTGCTGTAGTCACAAGTTTAACTATTCACTATATGACTATATTAACTTTCATGCAGTTTTAACAGAGTGAACACGGTTTCCGGTTTCCACCGATGCCCAGTGAGAGCAGCAGCGTCTGCACGCTCCCACATGAATAATCCCAATAATTTGCAATTCATTTTGAGGCACCACGGTCATTGCAGTTAACAGCCAACAGGTGCGTGGGGCTATTAAGGCTGGCTGGGTGACGATACGTGACATGTTGCTCATTAAGTGGTTTTgtttacacaaaatatttactatatttttcaacactgaaacatttattttcGCGGGTTGGTGCATGGAGGTATGATGGGTTTGGAGGTTGGTCCACCACGTCCCGAGGGTTACATGGACATGTTCTACACCAGTGGAGCAGATTACCGCCAAGGCAGGCATTGGCCAAAAAGTGGTGGGGAGTGGCACTTGTGGGTGAATCGGGTGGATGAACAGAAAAATGTTGCAACACTTTGATCAACACTAAGTATTGCGGGCACAGGCAGGCATGACTGGTGTGGGCATTAATAACCACGCCCATGCATACCTTTACTGGAAATAACTGTTATCAAAGAAGCCATCAACAGAACGTTTAAAAACTCTACTACAGTCTCGAAGTCACAGTAGCAGTATGTGAACAGCTTGGCTTCAGGCTGGAACCACAGCTGCTTAGAGGGGTCAAACTACAAAAATGTGCTCACAGTAGAGATGATAATAATCAACCAATAACTAAGAAATGCATAAATATTAGACCAACATTTTAATCTGAAAAAAGTTTATTCACAATTTCTATTTGCAGGATTTTCATTCAACTTGAGTGTTTTTGGCGCAAGAGTGTAaattatttattgcatttttaacaCATTAACTTTCACACCACTAACACCACTGTTACACCACTGTGATAAACAACAGCAGAGTTGAAGTTATTTTAGCAAGACAGCCTGTCATATGTGTATTTTACTCACCTTTTGTCTGAGAGCCTCctttctctgcctgtctgtctcatCTGAGGAAAGAAAGATGAATCGTGGTCTATTAAATGGAACTGATCAGCCAGCATAACGGCACTGATTCACCCAAACAACATGAAAATCAATCAGATGTTTTACTACAGCTTGATCCAAACCGATTCAGACGataaaataatgaaactgtATCAACAGTGCAGAAAAGAAACACTGTATACACACTAAAATGAGCCAACACAATGCAATAAATCAACTAATGATTAAGTCTAATGAAGATCAAGAGGTTAAAACTTTACCAGCATTGCATCATATTCAGGGAGCTCTTTATAGTACGCAGACTGCTTTTTGGAACTGTGCCCAGGACCTGATTAAGACTGCacattttctggatttttgaaATGTCAGGGTGGCCAGCTCTACAACCGTAAGACTGCAGCACTTCACTGCATAGTGTTTTCCTTGCTTATATGGTTTCTAATTAGCTGCTGTATTAGGGGGAAAAATTACAATATGAAATGTGACCTGTCCAAGTTACTcaatttatatgttttattttaacaaatacactaaatacagcaaataaacagtaaatgggCATTAAATTGTACAGatgcgtgttctctgtagaggctgTGTTATATCTTATAGCTTGTCagagcttattttcacttagaacaggggtcggcaacatgtggctccgaATCCACatctcttttactgccctgttgtggctacACAACAGaatcagtaaaaataaaagaatcctcctttgcagtaaaataaagctctactAATCTAACAGTTTTACAATGTAgtgcataactgctaattcaccctttaaccctgaaagttctcattcaccagcttcttgtttgaattggcccttttctaccttaaatggtctAGCAGTcgcattctggcgcctcagacaccatttcaggtggaacagggaaaattcaaacaagaagccacCGAATGACGAGCCTCATAAAAATCGAACGCTGGgagacatttttacaagaaacttccacttttgaggaaaagtttcctgccggagatgcgagaaaagcagctataactGAGTTAAAAATTTAAATCCAAGCAAAGTaattctgcatttttatttatattttaagctATAATAGGGCATTATCTAGCACATATTATGGCATATTTTTTAAGCcaagatgttaaaatgttaccttaataaaatggacataaaatgtcgTGGCTCCCatggtggtttgatttttgtggaagggacaaaatagctcttcttaacatttgggttgccgacccctgacttagaaaatcaaaaaaaaaacattcaatttgACCAAggctgcccaaacttttgaatatgtGTCTTGGTTTAAGGAACTATGatacatgtatatgtgtatatgtgtatatatatatatatatatatatatatatatatatatatatatatatatatacacatatatatataacatgtaTATAGAACATGCTAATTTTTCTTTGGGcgaatttcatatttattttcagtcagACTATAAATAACGTCCTAATCAATCAATAGCAGTTGCTCTTCTTGCAAATAAATGTGTGGACAATGTAAAACTTGGTGTATTCACAGGTAACATGTActgattatatatttataaaaaaattttcctgaaagaaaaaaaatccagttatGCTATTGCATAGCATATAGCTATAATACTATATGTTAATGAGTGCAGCTCTGCAGCCAACATGCCCTCAAACTGCAGATCTAGAACTTCTTCTGGTTCTCCAAAGCTACAGGTAGATgcatctccatccatccatccatccatccttccatcgtcatctcgctccatccttccttcactcgtgaacaaaatcctgagatatttaaactcctccacttggggcaagaatttaCTCCcaacctggacagagcattccacccttttccgactgaggtccatggtctcagatttagaggtgctgattttcatcccagccgcttcacactctgctgcaaactggtccagagaaaGCTGGTGGTCCTGGCCTGATGatgccaacaggaccacatcatccgcaaaaagcagacgtgaaatcccAGACACCCTctgccacttggctgttccgagaaattctgtccataaaagttatgaacagaatcggtgacaacggacagccttggcggagtccaaccctaACTGGAAACCAAATTGACTTACTGTcggctatacgaaccaagctcctgctccatttGTATGGGGACTGAATGACCTgtaacaacgagcccctcaccctgtactcccagagcactccccacaggatcccctgaGGGAcgcggtcgaatgccttctctaaatccacaaaacacatgtggactgcttgggcgaactcccacgcaccctccaggaccctggtgaggataaaaagctggtccagtttTCCACGACCAGGGTGAAACCCatattgttcctcttgtagctgagattccaCTATcggtcggactctcttctccagtacccctgcatagaccttaccaggtaggctgagaagtgtgatcccccgaTAGTTGGaccacaccctccggtcccctttcttaaaaagagggaccaccaccccagtctgccaatccagggggaccgccccagatgtccaaacgcatgtcagccaagacagccctacaacatccagagccctcaggaattccgggcggatctcatccacccccggtgctctgccaccaaggagttttccaaccaccttggctacctcagcctgagtgatggacggaccctcactcagatctccaagctctgcctcctctagggaaggatcgttggtgggattgagaagatccttgaagtattccttaaACCGTCTAATGACGTCCCCTGTCAAAGTCAGCAGCTctcagccccactgtatacagtgttaaGTCGGGAAccactttcctctcctgaggtacctgacggtttgccagaaccttctcggtgcctgtcgagagtctttctccatggcctcaccaaactcctcccacacccaagTTTTTGCTTCAGCAACCACTGAAGCCGCGACCAGCTTCGCCCTTCAGCAACCTTACCTCtagagtcccacaagccaaccaggcccgataggactttcttcagcttgacagcttcCTTTACCTGAGGTGTCCACCAACGGGTTCAGGGACTGCTGCCACGACAGACACCTACAACCTTGTGGCCACAGCTCCGATCCACTGCATCGACAACGGAGGTATGGAACAGGACCCACTCGGACTCTATGTCACTGGCCTCCCACGGTATGCGGTCAAAGCTTTGTTGGATGTGGAatttgaagatctttctggtaggttcctctgccagacgttcccaacaaaccctcacaacacATTTGGGCCTGCCAGGTCTGTCCAGTATTTTCACCCGCCATCtcatccaactcaccactaggttccgctcctctcttcacctgggtgtccaaaacacatggtcgcaaaTCTGATGACAAATCTACGAAGTCGATCAACgaactgcggcctaaggtgtcctgatgccatgtgcacacctttgtgttcgaacatggtgtttgttatggacagactgtggcgagcacagaactccaataacaaaacaccactcgggttcagatcggaGAGGCTgttcctcccaatcacgcccttctcactgtcattgcccacatgagcattAAAGTCACTCAacaagacaatggagtccccacagggggcactttccactaccccctccagggtctccaatAAGGCAGTGTACTCCAAACTGCcattcggtgcataagcacagacaacagtcagagcccatTCCCTGACCCGAAGGTGCAGGGAAACAACCCTCTCGCCCACTGGAGAAAACCTCAACATACAGGCGCTGAGCcagggagctatgagtaagcccactcctgcctgatgcctctcaccctggacaacttcagaatggaataaagtccaacccctctcgaAAGAGTCTACACTATctcaggctctttccctgccagagaggtcacgttCCACGTTctgagagccagtttcagtagccgaggatCGGAACGCCAAGGCCCCGCCTTCAGCTGCCACCCAGTCCACATTGCACCGGACCCCCATAAGCACCCCTCCCACAGGTGTTGGGTCCATGGGAGAGTGGTCCCACGTAGTTCATTCAAGCTGAGCCCGGCTGGGACCGATGGGCAAAGCCCCGGCTACCAGGCGCTCGCCGAGGAGCCCCTTCCCCAGGCCTGGATCCAGGAtgaggccccggtaaccctaatCTGGGCGAGGGAAACTGGGTCCTGATGGTTTCCGTCATATAGGGTTTTTGGATCATCCTTTGTCTGCCCCATCACCTAGGAACTGTTTGCCTTGgaagaccctaccaggagctttcgcccctgacaacatagctcctagaaTCATGTAGCCacgcaaacctctccaccacggtaaggtggtgatccaaggagaggagaTGCATCTCACTATAATGAATATTCACAGTTGCCAATGACTCTGTCTAGGTGGGGGTATATAACAGCACagctatatttgtttttaatgaatcaTGCAGCTTTCGTCTTGATAATAAAATCATATAATTATGTCGCCCACCCGGGTGCCTAGGTGGGCAGTTTTTAATAGTACTTTACACAACATTCATCACAGATGCGCAGCTTGTAAGTCTGTGGCTCTTACAGTGGATGGCAGGCACAAAGTGCTCCAGTGCACTACAGTAGAGCGAGAGAGCAGCAGCCTGTTCACCCTCCTGATCCTTCTGCACTGCCCGCAGAACCAGCTCCTtctgggggagagagagaaagtgtaaaggagggggggaagagagagagagagagagagagagggtattTAGCCAGTTTGACCACAGATACAACCAGTATTCACATAGCTGTGTATGGATGTAATTACAGGCCTTGTATTTAGGCTGAAATGTAAATGCATAAGCAAACAAGACAAACATGCAGTCTAAAACACCATTATCCTCTCAGCCAGGGTTTGTCAAGCCTCTGCTAGAGTCCCAACAGCTGTTTCACACATGGGCAGCAGACCACACGCTGCAATCAAACCCCTCAGATCATTAGAATGACTCCCAACAAACAAGACAATATGTTGGTGGAGGAGATGCACTCACCGCCTTGCCCAGGCTCTCTGCGCTGGGCATGTGCTCCAGATCCACGAACGGGTGCAGGAAAAACTCATCAAATGAAATGCGCGAGCCTGGGTCTCTGTCCAGCAGCCTGAGCAGCAAATCCCTGCAGTCTCTGGACACTCTGGCACCGGCCGGCAGCTAAACATCAAGCACTTGGAGTTCAGTGGCTAgtactctctctcacccttaaTCACAATCAAGAGTCAGCTGAAGTTATTTCAACATTCAGATGCTTTTTGCTGTATGGCTGCAACAAGTGCGCCACCTTGGGGTGACACTAACTCAGCTAGAACCCAAAAGGTCACACCAAAGTCTTTGGCACTGATTAAAGTGGTGGTTTATCAACAAATAAAATGGTTTCCAAACAGCCAGGACATGAGTGGAGTCTGAAGACTGCTTCTTGGAGATGTgaggctaatttagctaacaagTGATGGAAGCTTATGTACACCAATTAGCCAGACTGCTGGCCTAAATCGTCACCCATTTATTTCAAACTCCAAGCTAATTAAGCTTTAACTGACTTATTTGTGTGGTGGTCTGACGCTATATAGCACACTGTCACCAAAAAAACGGACAGAAGTAACAGGTAGAAATAGGAAATGTTATTATCGTGATACCCAACACGTATTTCAAAGCATATCGTCAATACTGTCAGTACTTAAAGgccactgaccaactgcatgtttcattacaaggGGAACACAGTCAGTCCTGCTAAACGGATTTtttgtgcagcagtgtaaaatgttGAGTAATAATCACTGCATTTAAagtttttgaatttttaaatgtggtacTACAACTAATACTGTGACTCCTATAGTGTTCAATGAATGTATGTAGtagtttgtagttctacagttacagactgtagtccatctgattctctgatacttggttagcccccttttaccctgttcttcagtggtcaggacccccacagagcatgtactatttgggtggtggatcattcccagcactgcagtaacactgacgtggtgtgttagtgtgtgttgtgctggtacgagtggatcagacacagcagtgttgctggagttttcagtgttaactcactgtccactccattagacactcctaccttgtcagtccaccttgtagatgaaaagtcagagacgacagctcatctgctgctacacagttGCTGGTCatccttcttcagtggtcacaggatgctgcccagaAGACGCTGttgactgaatatttttggtgggtggactattctctgtccagcagtgacactgaggtgttttaaaactccagcagcactgctgtgtctgaagaacagggtaaaagggggctaacaaagtatgcagagaaacagatggactacagtctggaaTTGTAGACCtagaaagtgcacctatagagtaagtggagctgataaaatggacaaggaggtggtcatgatgcctgatctgtgtatagtagtattttttcaccaaactattcctttcaATCCTGGGGCAACCATATTAAAAGAGTACTAGGGTACTCCAGCACCGGCACTAGCTCTATATCAGCAAATCAAAGTATTTCATGAAGCTTATTGTGAAGAAGCTGTAAAGAATGCAAAGAATTCCTAGTGCCACATGGGTTGATGTTACCTCAATAGGTTTATCACTGCGGATTTTCTCCTCCAGTTCAGCGTAGGAGCGGGACGCGAACGGCGCTCGGCCAAAtaaagtctctgaggtgcaacaCACACAAGACAGAATCAGTCTGCATATTTACTTTACTGCAAACACTCTGACCTATTTTTCATgatatacatgaaaaaaaagatccataaagacatgagaTTCCTAATTCAGCTGGGG is a window of Pygocentrus nattereri isolate fPygNat1 chromosome 7, fPygNat1.pri, whole genome shotgun sequence DNA encoding:
- the ulk3 gene encoding serine/threonine-protein kinase ULK3 isoform X3; amino-acid sequence: MENLLTEIEILKTVRHPHIVQLKDFQWDSENIYLILEWCSGGDLSRFIRSRRILPERVARCFLQQMACALKFLHEKNISHLDLKPQNILLSGTVLKLADFGFAQYMSPWDEKSVLRGSPLYMAPEMVCRRQYDARVDLWSVGVILYETLFGRAPFASRSYAELEEKIRSDKPIELPAGARVSRDCRDLLLRLLDRDPGSRISFDEFFLHPFVDLEHMPSAESLGKAKELVLRAVQKDQEGEQAAALSLYCSALEHFVPAIHYETDRQRKEALRQKVNQYVSRAEELKALVASDNKISFEKAKSSRDVLREMSRDQPRLLAALEVAAAAVAKEECGLEDYETLDLYQQSLGELLLALAAEPQGRRRELLHSEIKSLMSRAEYLKRQIKIRETQTDVDKDPVSESVRTSCCLQ